The Desulfovibrio psychrotolerans genomic interval CAGCGGGCAGCGGCCAGAGCCGGTACGAAAAGGGCTGGTTATAGACTGCATGTCCTTTTGTGCACGCATATGCGGCACAGAGTCAAGCCCGTGTACGGGTAACTGCACGTGGCAGCCCACACGCGTGTGCCCTTTTCCGCAGTTGCCGCCCAGTTCCGCCCAGTTCCGCCCGGTTACACACGGCTTCGCCCGGTCCCGCCCGGTTCCACTCGGTTGCCGTGAGGAGTACCCCCCCCGGTGGTCATTTGAGAATGTTCAGGTTCTTGAGCAACTGAATGAACAACTGCCTGTCTATGGGTTTGGGCACATACGAGGTGGCCCCGCCCTTATAATAGGCCTCCACCACGCTCTTGGGGTCGTCCAGCGCGGTGGTCATAACAACCTTGACCTCGTCCGAGGAGCGCACGCCACGGTTTCTTTCAATCTCACGTATACGCTTAAGGGCTTCCTGCCCGTCCATTTCCGGCATCATAATATCCAGACAGATGAGGTCGTAGCCCGCTCCCAGAAGCGATGCCTCGAATGCCTCCACGGCCTCCCTTCCGTTTACCGCGATGTCGCATTCCCCGTAAGGGGCAAGAATGCTCTGCATGAATTTTCTGCTGGTGAAATCATCCTCAACAATAAGAAAGCGCATGAGTTGCTCCTCTCCGGAAGGTATAGTTTGCATAATCCTACCATGTCGGAGGATTTTTTCAAGCAAATTCCGCAAGCTTGCAGTAAACACACACCATTGCGTAGGGGCATGGCTATGATAATTGTAAGCTTGGCGCAATGCTCCGTTATCCTGCGCTGCTGCACAGAGAAATTAAAGGCGTGCTGCTGCAGTCTGCCTTATGCGCAAGAGCTGCCTGTGCCAGTGCCTTCTGTGCCAGAGCCTTGCGTGCGGTTGCGCTGCGGGATGCAATAGCGTCTTCGGTGCTTCATCGGTTCCGGGGGAAATTTCCCATGGGTGCGCGGGAAGAATGATTGTAAGGTGGGCGAAAAAGCCCGGACAGGCGGGAAGAATGAATGCGAGACGCCCCGCCATGTCGGGTGCTGACATGGCGGGGCGCGCAGAAAGTGTGGCAGATTCGGTAGGGGGATGAGCCTACTGTTTCTTCCATCCATCAAAATAGAGCCAGAGAACCGCGCCAAGCTCCACGTCCTTCATGGTTCCGTCCGGTGCCTTGAGCTGATAGTCCGCCGTGTTCAGCGCGGCAAAGCCCCACCAGCCGGCAAGGGGGCAGGCAAAGGTGAACACGCCGTTATCGTCTGCCTTTACCACCTGCGTGATGTGGTAGTCGGTAGGTGCGGCGAACTGGTTGTCTCTGTTGTAAAATTCCACTTCCACCTCAGCACCGGGAACGGGCTTGCCGTTCAGCAGCACCTGTCCGGTGAAGCTGTTACCGGCGTAGTTACCGAAGGGGCGGGTAAGGGGCACTATTTCGGTTGCAATACCGGCAGGCTCATCCCACCCGGACTCTTCGCCAAAAGCGGCGACCATGGTCTTGGTGTAGTGGATGATAAAGCAGTCTTCTTCCGGTTCCCAGTAGGGGGTCGGTTCCATGGCAAAGGTGTATACGCCGGGGCGGGCGAACGTATAGGTCGTCTTCCATGCCTTGCTGTCCATGACAGTGGCAGGGGCGAGGGTGCCCATCAGATCGGTGCTCTTGCCGTCCGCGATAACGGAAAACGCCTTGGGTTTTTCAAGGTCCATGCCCTTCATTTCGAAGGGGTGCGAAAAAGAGAGGGTAAGCGCGGTGCTTTTTGCGTCTTCCGTGGCGACATTGGCGTCCGGAATGATCATGCCGAAGTGGGCGTTGGCAGCAGAAATTTGCAGGGCAAGTATTGCGGCGGCAACTACGCATGCGGACAGAAGTTTTCGGGCATTGGCACGGGTGGCAGAAAACATGGCTTCTCCTTTTGTTAGGCGGATGAGGAACGTGAGATTCGCAAAAAATGTACAACGCTAATTACATGAAATTAAAAATGGTGTCACGCAGAAAACATGATTGGCGGCGTGTGGTGCGTGGTGTGGCACAATAAAGAACGCCGCCCCGCGTGATGCGGGGCGGCGTTTGCGTTTGGCGTCGGTGGGTAGAGACGGTGTGTGCCTGATGAGGCTATGCGCCTCCGCCCTTGCCGGTAATGACAAAGCCCTGCGGCTGCAGGCCCGTGGCGGAAGAAGTGCCTGCCATACGGGCAAGGTAGGTTGCCCCCAGGTCTTCAATGTGGTTGGCAATGGCGTCAAAGTAGTTGAAGTGCGCCTGCTCATCTTCGATGATCTGCTCGAATATCTTCATGCTCACGCTGTCGCCGTTTTCCCGACAGACCAGCAGGAACTGGTTGTATATGTCTATGGTGTCGTCTTCCAGTTCCGCGTCAAAGGGGAACATGGCTTCCACTTTCTGGCCCTTTTCGGGGCGTGCGGCGGGTTCTGTGGTGGGTTCGCCGCCCAGTTCCTTCACACGCTCGGCAAAGGCTTCCGCGTGGCGCATCTCATCAATGGCAATAAGTTTCATTTTGGCGGCCAGCTCGCCGTAGTCTTTGTCGTCCAGATTATAGTGCTGGTTCATGTACTGGTGAATGGCCTGCAGCTCCATGGCGCGGGCCTTGTTCAGTACTTCGATGACGTTTTTTCTGCGGCTTTCTTTGTCGGACATGGTCTGCTCCTTGCTTGGTTGCCTGTTTACCTGCTTGCTTTTTTGCCTGTGCGCCTCTTCTCACCTGTTCACATGCTCACCTGTCGCCTGTCTTTAGGCGGCTGCGCGGCACGTGGGGGAAGGCTGCTCAAGAGCCCTCGCGCACCCGCACAGGAGTAATGGTTATGCAAAGGTGAAAAAGGCATAGCACGGTTCGCCGGAAAAAGCATTGGTATGACCACACAAAGTGCAGAGAAAAAAGGCCGTACATGCGCAACCGACTGGATAACGGCGCTCCTGCTCCGGCGTGCATCCGCGCCTGAGGACAACGGCGTTTACGCTCTGGCGTGCATCCGCGCTTCGATCCCTTCC includes:
- a CDS encoding response regulator encodes the protein MRFLIVEDDFTSRKFMQSILAPYGECDIAVNGREAVEAFEASLLGAGYDLICLDIMMPEMDGQEALKRIREIERNRGVRSSDEVKVVMTTALDDPKSVVEAYYKGGATSYVPKPIDRQLFIQLLKNLNILK
- a CDS encoding DUF4198 domain-containing protein produces the protein MFSATRANARKLLSACVVAAAILALQISAANAHFGMIIPDANVATEDAKSTALTLSFSHPFEMKGMDLEKPKAFSVIADGKSTDLMGTLAPATVMDSKAWKTTYTFARPGVYTFAMEPTPYWEPEEDCFIIHYTKTMVAAFGEESGWDEPAGIATEIVPLTRPFGNYAGNSFTGQVLLNGKPVPGAEVEVEFYNRDNQFAAPTDYHITQVVKADDNGVFTFACPLAGWWGFAALNTADYQLKAPDGTMKDVELGAVLWLYFDGWKKQ
- a CDS encoding bacterioferritin is translated as MSDKESRRKNVIEVLNKARAMELQAIHQYMNQHYNLDDKDYGELAAKMKLIAIDEMRHAEAFAERVKELGGEPTTEPAARPEKGQKVEAMFPFDAELEDDTIDIYNQFLLVCRENGDSVSMKIFEQIIEDEQAHFNYFDAIANHIEDLGATYLARMAGTSSATGLQPQGFVITGKGGGA